A window of the Mucilaginibacter sp. cycad4 genome harbors these coding sequences:
- a CDS encoding family 20 glycosylhydrolase yields MYKKAPLILLAVLAVCTTTVNAQDTDPNLGIIPAPVSLKKAPGQFVLSQETTIQADTPSNKAVVFFKDYLANNQAYNKPVVVAKSGTITNVITLTAAGTDGLPAEGYRLTITPQQVIVAGKGSGLFYGVQTLLQLMPAEHAATIKLPCVQIEDYPRFGYRGAMLDVGRHFFGVEMVKKYIDLLAAYKLNTFHWHLTEDQGWRIEIKKYPKLTQISSMRAQTLIGGYRDRTPQQFDNTPYGGFYTQDQIREVVKYASDRFVNIVPEIEMPGHSQAALAAYPELSCDPGKTYKPAETWGVFQDIYCPNEKTFAFLQDVLTEVMALFPSKYIHIGGDEAPKDAWKKSAFCQQLIKKLKLKDEHALQSYFIQRIEKFVNSRGRSIIGWDEILEGGLAPNATVMSWRGEDGGIAAAQQKHDVIMTPGSNGLYIDHGQGKPSQEPLSIGGNEPLSKIYSYNPTPAVLSPDEQKYIKGVQANLWTEYVATDAKVEFMLLPRLLALSEVAWSPLANKNYTDFADTRLPGHLAWLDKNGFDYHVPTAIGAKDTVMIGSKLTAVLKTSVEGAKVHYTIDGYTPRETDLIYTIPLNFDVPLDQYRELQTIVITPSGKRSNVTRTLVYNKAPMAAVNYTGTATGVKYQVYPGLYTSTNQLGTMPADSGVSKTFNTADLRKNKGKYGVIYSGFINIDTDGVYSFATSSAGGSVLLIDDQLVVDNDGKHTMNEQMGAAPLLKGYHKVTVKYFDQGTGPVALKVFITAPGKAKAELTPDALYN; encoded by the coding sequence ATGTATAAAAAGGCTCCTTTGATACTGCTTGCCGTGCTTGCAGTGTGCACCACCACTGTGAACGCGCAGGATACCGACCCAAACCTGGGTATCATCCCCGCTCCTGTTTCGCTGAAAAAAGCTCCCGGCCAATTTGTTTTGAGCCAGGAAACTACTATCCAAGCGGATACACCTTCAAACAAAGCAGTAGTATTTTTTAAAGATTATCTTGCCAATAACCAGGCTTATAACAAACCCGTTGTTGTTGCTAAAAGCGGCACGATTACAAACGTTATAACCCTAACAGCCGCCGGCACCGATGGGTTACCTGCCGAAGGTTACCGTTTAACGATCACACCTCAACAGGTAATTGTTGCAGGTAAAGGTTCCGGGTTATTTTATGGCGTACAAACCCTGCTTCAACTGATGCCGGCCGAACATGCTGCTACCATTAAACTGCCATGTGTGCAGATTGAAGATTATCCGCGTTTTGGCTACAGGGGGGCCATGCTTGATGTTGGTCGCCATTTTTTTGGGGTAGAGATGGTTAAGAAATACATTGACCTGTTAGCCGCCTATAAGCTTAATACTTTTCACTGGCACCTTACTGAAGACCAGGGTTGGAGGATTGAGATAAAAAAATATCCAAAACTAACCCAGATTAGCAGTATGCGTGCGCAAACACTGATTGGTGGCTATCGCGACCGTACCCCGCAGCAGTTTGACAATACTCCATATGGGGGCTTTTATACACAAGACCAGATCCGCGAGGTAGTAAAATATGCGTCGGACAGGTTCGTTAATATAGTGCCCGAAATTGAAATGCCGGGCCACTCACAAGCGGCGCTTGCCGCCTATCCGGAATTAAGCTGCGATCCCGGCAAAACTTATAAACCTGCCGAAACCTGGGGCGTTTTCCAGGATATTTATTGCCCTAATGAAAAAACGTTTGCCTTTTTGCAGGATGTTTTGACCGAGGTAATGGCGCTTTTCCCGAGCAAATATATTCATATTGGTGGTGACGAAGCACCGAAGGACGCCTGGAAAAAATCGGCTTTTTGCCAGCAACTGATCAAAAAATTAAAACTAAAGGACGAGCATGCGCTTCAAAGCTATTTTATACAACGGATTGAAAAGTTTGTAAACTCAAGAGGCCGCAGTATCATTGGCTGGGATGAGATTTTAGAGGGCGGCCTTGCTCCCAATGCTACAGTAATGAGCTGGCGTGGTGAAGACGGTGGTATTGCTGCCGCGCAACAAAAACATGATGTGATCATGACGCCGGGAAGTAACGGTTTATACATCGACCACGGCCAGGGCAAACCAAGCCAGGAGCCATTAAGCATTGGGGGTAATGAACCGCTATCAAAAATTTACAGCTATAACCCTACCCCTGCTGTATTATCGCCTGATGAGCAAAAATATATCAAAGGTGTACAGGCCAATTTATGGACGGAATACGTAGCAACTGATGCTAAAGTTGAATTTATGCTGCTGCCAAGGCTCTTAGCTTTATCGGAAGTAGCCTGGTCGCCGCTGGCTAACAAAAATTATACTGATTTTGCCGATACACGTTTACCAGGGCACTTGGCATGGTTGGATAAAAATGGTTTTGATTACCATGTACCAACAGCTATCGGCGCAAAAGATACTGTAATGATAGGCAGCAAGTTGACAGCTGTTCTGAAAACTTCTGTCGAAGGAGCTAAAGTTCATTATACTATTGACGGTTATACCCCACGCGAAACAGACCTGATTTATACTATTCCTTTAAATTTTGATGTGCCCCTTGACCAATACCGGGAGTTGCAAACCATTGTAATAACCCCATCGGGCAAGCGAAGCAATGTAACCCGCACATTGGTTTATAATAAAGCGCCAATGGCTGCCGTTAATTATACAGGTACAGCGACCGGCGTTAAGTACCAGGTTTATCCGGGACTTTATACCAGCACTAACCAGCTTGGCACAATGCCTGCCGATAGCGGTGTAAGCAAAACCTTCAATACAGCCGATCTGAGAAAAAATAAAGGTAAATACGGTGTTATTTATTCAGGATTTATTAATATTGATACCGATGGCGTTTATAGCTTTGCAACATCGTCGGCAGGTGGTTCGGTATTACTGATTGACGACCAACTGGTAGTTGATAATGACGGAAAACATACCATGAACGAGCAGATGGGTGCTGCGCCGTTATTAAAAGGCTACCATAAAGTAACTGTAAAATATTTTGACCAGGGAACCGGGCCTGTGGCGTTAAAAGTATTTATCACCGCGCCGGGCAAAGCCAAAGCCGAGTTAACACCAGATGCATTGTATAATTAA
- the trxB gene encoding thioredoxin-disulfide reductase, which produces MSQETEHVKCLIIGSGPAGYTAAIYASRADLKPVMYTGLLAGGQLTQTTEVENFPGYPQGIMGPELMEDFRKQAERLGTEIRFGYVSSVDFSSLPHKVVVDDVKTITADTVIISTGASAKWLGLESEQKYSGFGVSACAVCDGFFFKGQDVAIVGAGDTAAEEATYLAKLARKVYMIVRRDEFRASKAMVHRVLNTPNIEILYNTETKEILGDGQSVTGVKVINNQTNAETDLDVTGFFVAIGHHPNTDIFKGWLHMDETGYIITRPGSTETNVEGVFCAGDAQDHIYRQAVTAAGTGCMAAIDAERYLAAKEHVVTA; this is translated from the coding sequence ATGTCTCAAGAAACTGAACACGTAAAATGCCTGATCATTGGATCAGGCCCTGCAGGTTACACTGCAGCTATATATGCTTCCCGCGCTGATCTTAAACCAGTTATGTACACCGGTTTATTAGCCGGCGGTCAGCTTACTCAAACTACCGAAGTTGAAAACTTCCCGGGCTATCCGCAAGGTATTATGGGCCCCGAACTGATGGAAGATTTCCGCAAACAGGCCGAGCGTCTGGGTACCGAGATCCGTTTCGGATATGTTAGTTCTGTTGATTTTTCAAGCCTGCCACATAAAGTAGTGGTTGATGATGTAAAAACCATCACTGCAGATACCGTGATTATCTCAACCGGTGCTTCAGCTAAATGGCTTGGCCTGGAATCTGAACAAAAATACAGCGGCTTTGGTGTTTCGGCCTGTGCTGTTTGCGATGGCTTCTTTTTTAAAGGCCAGGATGTAGCTATTGTTGGCGCCGGTGATACCGCAGCCGAAGAAGCTACTTATTTAGCTAAACTGGCCCGCAAGGTATATATGATTGTTCGCAGGGATGAGTTCCGTGCTTCAAAAGCGATGGTTCACCGCGTATTGAACACGCCAAACATTGAAATTTTATACAATACCGAAACCAAGGAGATTTTAGGCGATGGCCAAAGCGTTACCGGTGTTAAGGTGATCAATAATCAAACGAATGCCGAAACTGATCTTGACGTTACCGGATTTTTCGTGGCAATTGGTCACCACCCTAATACTGATATTTTTAAAGGCTGGTTACATATGGACGAAACCGGTTATATTATTACCCGTCCCGGCTCAACCGAAACCAACGTTGAAGGCGTATTCTGCGCCGGCGATGCACAGGACCACATTTACCGCCAGGCTGTAACGGCAGCGGGCACCGGCTGTATGGCCGCCATCGACGCCGAGCGCTACCTGGCTGCTAAGGAGCATGTGGTGACAGCGTAA
- a CDS encoding dipeptidase — protein sequence MRKPLLIFPLLLALKLSAQNAQQIHQKAILIDTHNDVISNELITKADLGKRQTEGNFDLVRAKEGGLDAQIFSIWCGESYGKGTAFAFANREVDSLYALIKRNPDKITLVHNTKELKKAVADKKLAALIGVEGGHMIEDRMDYIDSLAKRGMRYLTLTWNNSTSWATSARDEVTKKDSLKHLGLTDYGRQIVKHLNELGVMVDVSHVGERTFYDVLATTSKPVIASHSCAYSIDPFRRNLKDDQLKALAKNGGVICLNFYSGFVDSTYTPKVIKFLSKHKVQLDSLTKVYNDVDLANIRINTLYKTESDKLRPPLELLIKHIDYIVKLIGVDYVGIGSDFDGAESYPLGLNSVSDYPKITEELLKLGYKQKDIDKILGGNVMRVLAANTGK from the coding sequence ATGAGAAAACCGCTATTAATTTTCCCGTTATTGCTTGCATTGAAGCTATCAGCCCAAAACGCTCAGCAAATCCATCAAAAGGCTATTTTAATTGATACGCATAATGACGTTATTTCAAACGAACTGATAACCAAAGCCGATTTGGGCAAGCGTCAAACCGAAGGAAATTTCGACCTTGTTCGTGCTAAGGAGGGCGGCCTTGATGCCCAGATCTTCTCTATCTGGTGTGGTGAAAGCTATGGCAAAGGGACGGCGTTTGCTTTTGCCAATCGTGAAGTAGATTCGTTATATGCACTCATAAAGCGTAATCCCGATAAAATAACTTTAGTACACAATACCAAAGAGTTAAAAAAAGCGGTAGCCGATAAAAAGCTGGCTGCGCTGATAGGTGTTGAAGGCGGACATATGATTGAGGACAGGATGGATTATATCGACAGTCTGGCCAAACGCGGCATGCGCTATCTAACCCTCACCTGGAATAACAGTACCTCATGGGCTACCTCGGCACGTGACGAGGTTACCAAAAAAGATAGCCTGAAACATTTAGGGCTTACCGATTACGGCAGACAGATTGTGAAACACCTCAATGAGCTGGGTGTGATGGTTGATGTATCGCACGTGGGCGAACGTACTTTTTATGATGTACTGGCTACTACCTCCAAACCGGTGATCGCCTCACATAGCTGTGCTTATAGTATCGATCCATTTCGTCGCAACTTAAAGGATGACCAATTAAAGGCACTGGCTAAAAACGGCGGTGTAATATGCCTCAATTTTTACAGCGGCTTTGTTGACAGTACTTATACGCCAAAAGTTATCAAGTTTTTGAGCAAGCATAAGGTTCAACTTGATTCATTGACTAAGGTCTACAATGATGTCGATCTTGCTAATATCAGAATAAATACCTTGTATAAAACTGAATCAGACAAATTGAGACCACCGCTTGAGTTGCTGATCAAACATATCGATTACATAGTGAAACTGATAGGCGTTGACTATGTAGGAATAGGCTCTGATTTTGACGGTGCCGAATCATATCCCCTTGGTTTGAACAGCGTAAGTGATTATCCTAAAATAACCGAAGAACTCTTGAAACTGGGATATAAACAAAAAGATATAGATAAAATATTGGGCGGAAATGTGATGCGGGTACTTGCTGCCAATACAGGCAAATGA
- a CDS encoding aldo/keto reductase, with protein sequence MEYRRLGESKLSVSAITFGAWAAGGWMWGGNDDQEAIDAMRAAYDLGITSIDTAPVYGQGKSEELVGRAIKDLPRDKVQILTKYGLRWDLAKGEFFFKSKDNGGKDIDVYRYAGKDSIIAECESSLKRLGTDYIDLYQIHWSDKTTPIEETMEAILRLQEQGKIREAGVCNYDVSQMQIAAKTIKLAANQVPFSMVNRAIEDELVPYCIENRKAILAYSPLERGLLTGKMKPGQNFGEGDHRAGVKYFKDQNIERTNAFLAKIKPLADEKGATLGQLVIRWTINHPGITVALVGARNAEQSIQNAKAINIHINGEEMEFINNQLSDLVIVG encoded by the coding sequence ATGGAATACAGAAGATTAGGCGAAAGTAAACTAAGTGTATCGGCGATAACCTTTGGGGCATGGGCTGCAGGCGGCTGGATGTGGGGCGGAAACGATGACCAGGAAGCTATTGATGCCATGCGCGCGGCTTATGATCTTGGAATAACATCAATTGATACCGCCCCGGTTTATGGCCAGGGTAAAAGCGAAGAATTGGTTGGCCGGGCAATTAAGGACCTGCCACGTGACAAAGTGCAGATCCTCACCAAATATGGTTTGCGCTGGGACCTGGCTAAAGGCGAATTCTTTTTTAAAAGCAAGGATAACGGCGGGAAAGATATTGATGTTTATCGGTATGCCGGTAAGGATAGCATTATCGCCGAGTGCGAAAGCAGCCTCAAACGGCTTGGTACCGATTATATCGACCTTTACCAGATCCACTGGTCGGACAAAACAACGCCTATTGAAGAAACGATGGAGGCTATCCTGCGCTTGCAGGAACAGGGGAAAATCCGCGAGGCAGGCGTTTGCAATTACGATGTAAGCCAAATGCAAATAGCTGCCAAAACCATTAAACTGGCTGCAAACCAGGTTCCGTTCAGCATGGTTAACCGTGCTATTGAGGATGAGCTGGTTCCCTATTGCATCGAGAACAGGAAAGCGATACTGGCTTACAGCCCGCTTGAACGCGGTTTGCTGACCGGGAAAATGAAACCCGGCCAAAACTTTGGTGAGGGCGATCATCGTGCGGGTGTAAAATATTTTAAAGATCAAAACATCGAACGTACAAACGCTTTCCTTGCCAAAATAAAACCATTGGCCGATGAAAAGGGTGCTACGCTTGGTCAACTGGTTATCCGTTGGACAATCAATCATCCGGGTATAACAGTTGCGCTGGTTGGTGCCCGCAATGCCGAACAATCCATCCAAAACGCCAAGGCTATCAATATCCATATCAACGGAGAAGAAATGGAGTTTATCAATAACCAGTTAAGTGACCTGGTTATTGTTGGGTAA
- a CDS encoding BatA domain-containing protein, translating to MYFLYPAFLFALLSLAIPVVIHLFNFRRYKKVYFSNVQFLKEVQEQQASRRNLKERLILASRLLALLFLILAFARPFIPGAQDANAGKQRTISVFVDNSYSMETLNREGSLLDEAKRRAKEIVSAYNINDRFQLLTQDFEGKHQRLLSRDEFNDAVDAVKVSPQSRDLQQVISRQENLLKNQAGVVKSIFIISDFQKSKNDKPVKADSNIAISLVQLKAGNLPNVAVDSVWLLSAVHRPGESEKLVVRLHNYAAKKAEKIPLKILINGGQKALGSFSINAREVQNDTLSFSGLKAGWQRGEVQLQDNPVTFDNQFYFSFNVKQQMPVLLIDGGTPNAYLKAVFASDGFFAATRVADGNVDYAALNSYPIIIISDVKTIATGLAQQLRTYVAKGGTLVVFPSAEADLVNYKSFLLALNTGYPEKLVTQDVKVASINRQSPVFKNVFESFPQNPDLPLVKKYYQLSKSSTKQKSLMNLATGEPFWEGYNSGKGNVYVCAVPLNEEFSNLPRHALFVPVLFRMALLSEHDQPLFYTLGADESFEMPPVQITEKQLLKLSKDDQSIIPDVKQQEGSTLLYVSDQLRDPGIYSLKKQDSTLATLAFNDNRAESDMSYFTAADLEKLLPNAKPLLTAGNGSLKSVIAESNFGTQLWKLCIILALIFLLAEILLIRFYKPDQQGVIQAG from the coding sequence ATGTATTTTTTATATCCTGCTTTTTTATTCGCGTTGCTAAGCCTGGCTATCCCGGTTGTGATCCATCTGTTCAATTTTCGCAGGTACAAGAAGGTTTATTTTAGCAATGTGCAGTTTTTAAAGGAAGTGCAGGAGCAGCAGGCATCGCGTCGTAATTTAAAGGAACGATTGATATTGGCTTCGCGCCTGCTTGCTTTGTTGTTTCTGATACTGGCATTTGCCCGCCCTTTTATCCCCGGCGCTCAGGATGCTAATGCGGGTAAACAGCGGACGATCAGTGTTTTTGTAGATAATTCCTACTCCATGGAAACCCTTAACCGCGAGGGCTCATTGCTCGATGAGGCTAAACGCCGCGCCAAAGAAATAGTTTCGGCTTACAATATAAACGACCGCTTTCAACTACTCACGCAAGATTTTGAGGGTAAACATCAACGACTGCTTAGTCGCGATGAGTTTAATGATGCTGTTGATGCGGTTAAGGTAAGTCCGCAAAGCAGGGACCTGCAACAGGTGATCAGCAGGCAGGAAAACTTGTTGAAAAATCAAGCTGGGGTAGTTAAGTCGATATTCATTATTTCAGATTTTCAAAAAAGCAAAAATGATAAACCTGTAAAAGCTGATAGCAATATAGCCATTAGCCTTGTTCAGCTTAAGGCCGGAAACCTGCCTAATGTGGCGGTTGATTCGGTTTGGCTGCTTAGTGCTGTGCACCGCCCGGGCGAAAGTGAAAAGCTGGTTGTACGCCTGCATAATTATGCAGCAAAAAAGGCCGAAAAAATCCCCCTCAAGATCCTGATCAATGGCGGACAGAAAGCGCTTGGCAGTTTCAGTATCAATGCCCGTGAAGTTCAAAACGATACTTTATCGTTTTCGGGTTTAAAAGCCGGATGGCAGCGCGGCGAGGTTCAGCTACAGGATAACCCGGTTACATTTGATAACCAGTTTTACTTCAGCTTTAATGTAAAGCAGCAAATGCCGGTTTTACTGATTGACGGAGGTACACCTAACGCTTACTTAAAAGCTGTTTTTGCTTCTGATGGTTTTTTTGCCGCAACCCGGGTAGCTGATGGCAATGTTGATTACGCAGCATTGAATAGCTATCCTATAATTATTATCAGCGATGTTAAAACTATAGCTACCGGCCTGGCCCAGCAGCTAAGAACGTATGTAGCAAAAGGAGGAACGCTGGTGGTGTTCCCATCGGCCGAAGCTGATTTGGTAAATTATAAATCCTTTTTATTGGCCTTAAACACAGGTTATCCCGAAAAGCTGGTAACTCAGGATGTAAAAGTAGCTTCCATCAACAGGCAGAGCCCGGTATTTAAAAATGTGTTTGAAAGTTTTCCTCAAAACCCCGATCTGCCCCTGGTTAAAAAATATTACCAGTTAAGCAAAAGCAGTACTAAACAGAAAAGCCTCATGAACCTTGCTACCGGCGAACCTTTTTGGGAGGGTTATAACAGCGGAAAGGGAAATGTATATGTATGTGCTGTACCACTCAACGAGGAATTCAGCAATTTGCCCAGGCATGCCCTGTTTGTGCCGGTACTATTTAGAATGGCCTTGTTAAGCGAACATGACCAGCCGCTGTTTTATACCCTTGGTGCTGATGAAAGCTTTGAAATGCCGCCGGTGCAAATCACCGAAAAGCAGTTGCTCAAACTGAGCAAAGACGATCAAAGCATTATCCCCGATGTAAAACAGCAGGAGGGGAGTACGCTATTATATGTTTCGGATCAGTTACGTGATCCCGGAATTTATTCGCTGAAGAAACAGGATAGCACATTGGCTACGCTTGCATTTAATGATAACAGGGCCGAATCAGACATGAGTTATTTTACGGCAGCCGATCTTGAAAAATTATTGCCAAATGCAAAGCCCTTATTAACAGCAGGAAACGGCTCATTAAAAAGCGTTATTGCCGAATCAAATTTTGGCACACAATTATGGAAACTTTGTATAATTTTGGCGTTGATCTTCCTGCTTGCAGAAATATTACTGATCAGGTTTTATAAGCCTGATCAACAAGGTGTTATTCAAGCGGGATAG
- a CDS encoding dihydroorotase: protein MNLLIKSATIIDPGSSFHQQVADILIENGVITRIADDIDADAELFDAEGKYVSPGFFDLNCNIGELGMETKEDLRSGTNAAASGGFTGIALMPNSQPPVHSKSEVEYLLNRSKRNLVDVYPLGTISQKREGKDLAEMYDMYQSGAKAFTDGNRPVQDAGLMERALLYAQGFDALVFSYPEDTAIAGKAKVNEGEISTLLGMKGIPSLAEELMVARDLYLAEYTVSRIHFTTISTARSVELIREAKRKGIEVTCDVAAHHLVLTDEALLGFDSLYKVKPPLRTADDVAALVKGLKDGTIDAIVSQHTPHEIEFKDVEFEVAEYGIIGLQTAFALALKAGLPVELIVEKLAINPREILGVELPVIAEGENANLVIFDTDAEWEYTAANNKSKSANSPYIGQGLKGKVLLTYNNQQIFK from the coding sequence ATGAATTTGCTTATCAAATCAGCCACTATTATTGATCCCGGATCATCCTTTCATCAACAAGTTGCCGATATTTTAATTGAAAATGGTGTTATCACCCGCATAGCCGACGATATTGACGCCGATGCCGAACTTTTTGACGCCGAAGGCAAATATGTTTCGCCCGGCTTTTTCGATCTTAACTGTAACATAGGCGAATTGGGCATGGAAACGAAGGAAGACCTTAGGTCTGGTACCAACGCCGCTGCTTCCGGTGGCTTTACGGGCATAGCGCTGATGCCTAACAGTCAGCCGCCTGTACACTCCAAATCAGAGGTGGAATACCTACTTAACCGGTCGAAACGTAATTTGGTTGATGTTTATCCCTTAGGAACCATATCACAAAAACGCGAAGGGAAAGACCTTGCAGAGATGTACGATATGTACCAAAGCGGCGCTAAAGCTTTTACAGACGGCAACCGGCCTGTACAGGATGCCGGTTTAATGGAAAGGGCTTTGTTATATGCACAAGGCTTTGACGCTTTGGTTTTCTCATATCCTGAAGATACTGCTATAGCCGGTAAAGCAAAGGTTAATGAGGGCGAGATCAGTACGCTGCTGGGCATGAAGGGAATTCCATCCCTGGCCGAAGAACTGATGGTTGCCCGCGATCTTTATCTTGCCGAATACACTGTATCACGCATTCACTTTACCACTATATCAACAGCCCGTTCTGTCGAACTGATCCGCGAAGCTAAACGTAAGGGTATTGAAGTTACCTGTGATGTAGCCGCACACCACCTGGTGCTGACCGATGAAGCCCTTTTAGGCTTTGACAGCTTATATAAAGTGAAACCCCCGCTGCGTACTGCCGATGATGTTGCCGCACTGGTAAAAGGTTTAAAAGACGGCACTATCGATGCCATTGTATCACAGCACACCCCACACGAAATTGAATTTAAAGATGTGGAGTTTGAAGTTGCCGAATACGGCATAATTGGTTTGCAAACGGCCTTTGCTTTGGCTTTGAAAGCAGGCCTGCCGGTTGAACTGATAGTTGAAAAACTGGCCATCAATCCCCGCGAAATATTGGGGGTTGAATTGCCTGTTATTGCTGAGGGCGAAAATGCTAACCTCGTAATTTTTGATACCGATGCCGAATGGGAATATACCGCAGCTAATAATAAATCTAAATCTGCAAACTCTCCTTATATCGGGCAGGGTTTAAAAGGTAAAGTATTGTTAACTTACAACAATCAACAAATCTTTAAATAA
- a CDS encoding DUF4199 domain-containing protein: MSEETDKKIKKQGLIKGIFLGLVISAISIIYFYFMVTVAKSAVVITFGSIVFSYLLPLTAAALFSLSLRSKIGGLWTMRQAGTGIFIMFFVSYLMVFIIKDQLFAKVIEPNMVKKTETAMVNALNKLKEETTKPEEKKEADAKIVEMKKAFDAERTVTVGQQIQSLGISIIFLFVLSIIFAAFFKREAVGSVS, from the coding sequence ATGAGTGAAGAAACAGATAAAAAGATAAAGAAACAAGGATTGATCAAAGGAATATTCTTAGGGTTGGTAATATCGGCCATAAGCATTATTTACTTTTACTTTATGGTTACGGTAGCTAAATCGGCAGTGGTCATTACTTTTGGCTCAATAGTGTTTTCATACCTGCTGCCGTTGACTGCCGCAGCTTTATTTTCACTGAGCCTGCGGTCCAAAATAGGAGGGCTGTGGACAATGCGGCAGGCCGGTACCGGAATTTTTATCATGTTTTTTGTATCGTATTTAATGGTTTTTATTATTAAAGATCAGCTGTTTGCGAAAGTAATTGAGCCCAACATGGTTAAAAAAACAGAGACTGCCATGGTTAATGCGCTTAACAAACTGAAGGAAGAAACCACAAAGCCGGAGGAAAAGAAAGAAGCTGATGCTAAAATAGTGGAAATGAAAAAAGCTTTTGATGCCGAAAGGACGGTTACCGTCGGGCAGCAAATTCAGTCGTTAGGGATAAGCATTATATTTTTGTTTGTTTTATCGATAATTTTTGCAGCCTTCTTTAAGCGGGAAGCCGTTGGATCGGTTTCCTGA
- a CDS encoding DUF4199 domain-containing protein, translating into MEVKKASPSQPALKWALINLVTSIVITYAFQFLDLDPNSSLKYLSFLPFIAFLLLTQKEYKDQLGGYITYGEGFLSGFLYAIFTGVFVAIFTYVYYAILSPEMVNKALAASRAQMEAKGNLSQDQIDNALSMVSKYFAVIATVSVVFIYAIFGAIVSLISAAVFKNERSPFDTVSDNYEDPKPTDPAV; encoded by the coding sequence ATGGAAGTAAAAAAAGCGAGCCCGTCGCAACCAGCCCTGAAGTGGGCGTTAATTAACCTGGTAACTTCAATAGTTATAACTTATGCATTTCAGTTCCTGGATCTTGATCCCAACTCATCTCTTAAATACCTCAGCTTTTTGCCCTTTATCGCTTTTTTGCTGTTAACGCAAAAAGAATATAAAGATCAGCTTGGCGGATATATTACCTACGGGGAAGGTTTTTTATCCGGTTTTTTATATGCAATTTTTACAGGCGTTTTCGTTGCGATATTCACTTATGTTTATTATGCGATATTAAGTCCGGAAATGGTTAATAAAGCCCTTGCTGCTTCACGCGCGCAAATGGAAGCAAAAGGAAACCTGTCGCAAGACCAAATAGACAATGCCTTAAGCATGGTAAGTAAATATTTTGCTGTTATCGCAACAGTAAGCGTGGTATTTATATACGCCATTTTCGGTGCTATAGTAAGCCTGATCTCGGCAGCGGTGTTTAAAAATGAACGATCACCCTTTGACACCGTTTCAGACAATTACGAAGACCCCAAACCAACTGACCCGGCGGTATAA